One stretch of Sphingomonas rosea DNA includes these proteins:
- the leuS gene encoding leucine--tRNA ligase, with product MTTDRFVPAASDSRWQERWESEGCFRADSASAKPKAYVLEMFPYPSGRIHMGHVRNYTMGDVLARFRRAQGYEVLHPMGWDAFGMPAENAAMEKKVHPGHWTRQNIAQMRAQLKRLGFALDWSRELATCEPDYYGHEQALFLDLFAAGLVFRRESEVNWDPVDMTVLANEQVIDGRGWRSGALVERRKLNQWFLRITDFAEELLDGLGSLDQWPDKVRLMQENWIGKSRGLQFRFARPEGGEVDVFTTRPDTIFGASFVAISPGHPIAEALAAERQDVADFIARCKQGGTTAAEIETAEKLGFDTGLTVTHPLDSSWQLPVWIANFVLMDYGTGALFGVPGHDARDFEFATKYGLPITRVVASRADEADAPLAEAETIAGVAVNSRFLDGLTTDAAKAEIIRRAEADGWGEGKTQYRLRDWGVSRQRYWGTPIPIIHCDACGAVPVPKDQLPVVLPEDVSFDIPGNPLDRHPTWSKVDCPSCGSPARRETDTLDTFVDSSWYFIRFASQPDDKPFDAAEAQAWLPVGQYIGGVEHAILHLLYARFWTRALERIGKLSVKEPFKGLFTQGMVTHETYKAGDGSWLSPDEVRREGDDWIHVESGHPVTSGRVEKMSKSKKNVVDPDFIIDRYGADAVRWFMLSDSPPERDLEWSIGGIEGAARFVQRVWRLATAERQSAGEDMALRRKLHRAIAAVGSAVEGLQFNKAVAAVYELTSAIEKAAPSADRSAAISSLVILVAPMAPHLAEEAWVALGGSGMAVDQPWPAHDPALLVDDEVTIAVQVNGKLRHTMNAPRGLSREDLQAMALSAEKIAAQIAEATPKKIVVVPDRLVNIVL from the coding sequence ATGACCACCGACCGCTTCGTGCCCGCGGCGAGTGATTCCCGCTGGCAGGAGCGGTGGGAGTCGGAGGGCTGCTTCCGCGCCGACAGCGCGAGCGCCAAGCCCAAGGCCTATGTCCTCGAGATGTTCCCCTATCCCTCGGGGCGCATCCACATGGGGCACGTGCGCAACTACACCATGGGCGACGTCCTCGCCCGCTTCCGCCGCGCGCAAGGCTATGAAGTGCTCCATCCGATGGGCTGGGACGCCTTCGGCATGCCGGCCGAAAATGCGGCAATGGAGAAGAAGGTCCATCCGGGCCACTGGACGCGCCAGAACATCGCCCAGATGCGCGCCCAGCTGAAGCGCCTCGGCTTCGCGCTCGACTGGAGCCGCGAACTCGCGACCTGCGAACCCGACTATTACGGACACGAGCAGGCGCTGTTCCTCGATCTCTTTGCCGCCGGGCTCGTCTTCCGCCGCGAATCGGAGGTGAACTGGGATCCGGTCGACATGACCGTGCTCGCCAACGAGCAGGTGATCGACGGACGCGGCTGGCGGTCGGGCGCACTGGTGGAGCGGCGCAAGCTGAACCAATGGTTCCTGCGGATCACCGACTTCGCCGAAGAGCTCCTGGACGGCCTCGGCTCGCTCGACCAGTGGCCCGACAAGGTCCGGCTGATGCAGGAGAACTGGATCGGCAAGAGCCGTGGCCTGCAGTTCCGTTTCGCCCGTCCCGAAGGCGGCGAGGTGGACGTCTTCACCACCCGTCCCGACACGATCTTCGGCGCGAGTTTCGTCGCCATCTCGCCCGGCCACCCGATTGCCGAGGCGCTCGCCGCCGAGCGGCAGGACGTCGCCGACTTCATCGCGCGCTGCAAGCAGGGCGGGACCACCGCGGCCGAGATCGAGACCGCCGAGAAGCTCGGGTTCGATACCGGGCTCACCGTCACGCATCCGCTCGATTCCTCATGGCAGCTGCCGGTCTGGATCGCGAACTTCGTATTGATGGACTATGGCACCGGCGCGCTGTTCGGCGTGCCCGGCCATGACGCGCGCGACTTCGAATTCGCGACCAAATACGGCCTGCCGATCACCCGCGTGGTCGCGTCCAGAGCCGACGAGGCCGATGCCCCGCTCGCCGAGGCCGAGACCATCGCCGGCGTCGCGGTCAACAGCCGCTTTCTCGACGGCCTCACCACCGACGCGGCCAAGGCCGAGATCATCCGCCGCGCCGAGGCCGATGGCTGGGGCGAGGGCAAGACCCAGTATCGCCTGCGCGACTGGGGCGTCAGCCGCCAGCGCTACTGGGGCACGCCGATCCCGATCATCCATTGCGACGCGTGCGGCGCGGTCCCGGTGCCGAAGGACCAGCTCCCGGTGGTCCTTCCCGAAGACGTCAGCTTCGACATTCCCGGCAACCCGCTCGACCGGCACCCGACGTGGAGCAAGGTCGACTGCCCGTCCTGCGGCAGCCCCGCGCGGCGTGAAACCGACACGCTCGACACCTTTGTCGACAGCAGCTGGTATTTCATCCGCTTCGCATCACAGCCCGACGACAAGCCGTTCGACGCGGCCGAAGCGCAGGCCTGGCTTCCGGTCGGCCAGTATATCGGCGGGGTAGAGCATGCGATCCTCCATCTCCTCTACGCCCGCTTCTGGACCCGCGCGCTCGAGCGGATCGGCAAGCTCTCGGTGAAGGAGCCGTTCAAGGGCCTCTTCACCCAGGGCATGGTCACGCACGAGACCTACAAGGCGGGCGACGGCAGCTGGCTCAGCCCCGACGAGGTCCGCCGTGAGGGCGACGACTGGATTCACGTCGAGAGCGGCCATCCGGTCACCAGCGGCCGCGTCGAGAAGATGTCCAAGTCGAAGAAGAATGTCGTCGACCCCGACTTCATCATCGATCGCTACGGCGCCGACGCCGTGCGCTGGTTTATGCTCTCCGACAGCCCGCCCGAGCGCGACCTCGAATGGTCGATCGGCGGGATCGAGGGCGCGGCCCGCTTCGTCCAGCGTGTGTGGCGCCTCGCCACCGCCGAGCGGCAGAGCGCGGGCGAGGACATGGCGCTCCGCCGTAAGCTCCACCGCGCGATCGCCGCGGTCGGCAGCGCGGTCGAGGGCCTGCAATTCAACAAGGCCGTCGCGGCGGTCTACGAATTGACCAGCGCGATTGAGAAGGCCGCCCCGTCGGCCGACCGCAGCGCCGCCATTTCGAGCCTCGTCATCCTCGTCGCGCCGATGGCGCCGCACCTCGCCGAAGAAGCATGGGTGGCGCTTGGCGGCAGCGGGATGGCGGTGGACCAGCCCTGGCCCGCCCATGATCCCGCGCTGCTGGTCGACGACGAGGTGACGATCGCGGTGCAGGTCAACGGCAAGCTTCGCCACACGATGAATGCGCCGCGTGGCCTGTCCCGCGAAGACCTTCAGGCGATGGCGCTGTCGGCCGAGAAGATCGCCGCGCAGATCGCCGAAGCCACGCCCAAGAAGATCGTGGTCGTCCCCGATCGCCTCGTGAACATCGTCCTGTGA
- the holA gene encoding DNA polymerase III subunit delta — MKLAAGRVAATLDRPDPSVRFYLFSGSDSSTSRLHAQRLLGALKAEKVATSVAQLKSDPAWLADEAASISMFGGQRLLWIEPAGEDILPAVTALLDLPSAEAPAIAIIASTLRKDSKIAKFADSRPGAIHVASEPLAARDLVAAILELGRGEGLRLTPQLAERVAEEAAGDLMLARLELQKFALYADAAPDRPCDLDESVVDALGIDQAETDHSRPGDLALAGDLHQLGAELVLLEASAIDAIPVVRALQRRLLMLVPLRARVDSGQSIGTVLGSVWRDKAAVTRILPRWTSARLAEVMVRVQKLERELMLRPVPPSAALGELLMQLARAAGR; from the coding sequence GTGAAGCTGGCGGCCGGCCGCGTCGCCGCCACGCTGGACCGGCCCGACCCCTCGGTTCGTTTCTATCTTTTTTCGGGCTCGGATTCCTCGACGAGCCGGCTGCATGCCCAGCGCCTCCTTGGCGCGCTCAAGGCCGAAAAGGTCGCCACCAGCGTCGCGCAATTGAAAAGCGATCCCGCCTGGCTCGCCGACGAGGCTGCGAGCATCTCGATGTTCGGCGGCCAGCGGCTGCTGTGGATCGAGCCCGCCGGCGAGGACATTCTCCCCGCCGTCACCGCCTTGCTCGACCTTCCCTCGGCCGAAGCCCCCGCGATCGCGATCATCGCCTCGACCCTGCGCAAGGACAGCAAGATCGCGAAATTCGCCGACAGCCGGCCGGGTGCGATCCACGTCGCGAGCGAGCCGCTCGCCGCCCGCGATCTCGTGGCCGCGATCCTCGAACTCGGGCGCGGCGAAGGATTGCGGCTGACCCCGCAGCTCGCCGAACGCGTCGCCGAAGAGGCCGCCGGCGACCTCATGCTCGCCCGGCTCGAGCTCCAGAAATTCGCGCTCTACGCTGATGCCGCGCCCGACCGCCCCTGTGACCTCGACGAGAGCGTCGTCGATGCGCTCGGGATCGACCAGGCGGAGACCGACCACAGCCGCCCCGGTGACCTTGCACTGGCCGGAGACCTCCACCAGCTGGGCGCCGAACTGGTGCTGCTCGAAGCTTCGGCGATCGACGCCATTCCCGTCGTCCGTGCGCTCCAGCGCCGCCTGCTGATGCTCGTGCCGCTGCGCGCGCGGGTCGACAGCGGTCAATCGATCGGCACCGTTCTCGGCTCGGTCTGGCGCGACAAGGCAGCCGTGACCAGGATCCTCCCGCGCTGGACGAGCGCGCGCCTCGCCGAAGTCATGGTCCGGGTCCAGAAGCTCGAGCGCGAGCTCATGCTGCGCCCTGTCCCACCCTCGGCGGCGCTCGGCGAATTGCTGATGCAGCTCGCCCGCGCAGCCGGACGCTAG
- a CDS encoding YjbE family putative metal transport protein (Members of this highly hydrophobic protein family,regularly are found preceded by the yybP-ykoY manganese riboswitch (see RF00080). A metal cation transport function is proposed.): MGGPADIWASIIKDFSNITEPAAFAAFLQVLMIDLVLAGDNAIVVGALAAGLPAEQRKKVILIGVAAALVLRILFALIVTQLLQIVGLILVGGLLLLWVAWKMWRELRHAADNAGSPEIEGDEHSGLKPAKSFASAAWAVAVADVSMSLDNVLAVAGAAREHPGILIVGLIFAVALMGLAANIIARYIERYRWIAYVGLAVILYVAVKMMYEGWIDPQVGLGRLFG, translated from the coding sequence ATGGGCGGCCCTGCCGACATCTGGGCATCGATCATCAAGGATTTCAGCAACATCACCGAGCCGGCGGCCTTTGCGGCCTTCCTCCAGGTGCTGATGATCGACCTCGTCCTTGCGGGCGACAATGCGATCGTCGTCGGCGCGCTCGCCGCGGGCCTTCCCGCCGAGCAGCGCAAGAAGGTCATCCTGATCGGCGTCGCCGCGGCCCTGGTGCTGCGCATCCTGTTCGCGCTGATCGTCACCCAATTACTCCAGATCGTCGGCCTGATCCTCGTCGGCGGGCTTCTTCTCCTGTGGGTCGCATGGAAGATGTGGCGCGAACTGCGCCACGCCGCCGACAATGCCGGCAGCCCCGAGATCGAGGGCGACGAGCATAGCGGCCTCAAGCCCGCCAAGAGCTTCGCCAGCGCTGCCTGGGCCGTCGCGGTGGCCGATGTCAGCATGAGCCTCGACAACGTCCTGGCGGTCGCCGGCGCGGCCCGCGAGCATCCCGGCATCCTCATCGTCGGCCTGATCTTCGCGGTCGCCCTGATGGGCCTCGCGGCCAACATCATCGCCCGCTACATCGAGCGCTATCGCTGGATCGCCTACGTCGGCCTCGCCGTGATCCTCTATGTCGCGGTCAAGATGATGTACGAAGGCTGGATCGATCCGCAGGTCGGTCTCGGCCGCCTCTTCGGCTGA
- the mnmE gene encoding tRNA uridine-5-carboxymethylaminomethyl(34) synthesis GTPase MnmE translates to MTDTIFALSSGALPAAVAIVRCSGPLAEEALERLAGPLPPPRELALRTLRAGDGTTIDRALVVRFAAPATVTGEPLVEFHCHGGRAVVARLLAELASMEGLRHAEPGEFTRRALGNGRLDLTQAEGLGELLGAETEWQRRAAVATAGGALRHQVEAWRTRLVMLSAQAEAAIDYVDEDETEPSMGLLAAAADDLRAEWERWLASPRAELLADGLRVVLAGPPNSGKSSLFNALSGSDKAIVTPIAGTTRDVIETRLDLGGIPITLVDTAGLRDSEDEVERIGVSRARAAQEEADLLLWLGDPRAAPTGRSTILVHARADERSDPAPLASIATSVIGGEGLDTLTSAIAERAKNILPPPDRTALNRRQATSLEIACDALTDVTANDIVITADALRRALLALDHLSGRSSTEDVLDALFGRFCLGK, encoded by the coding sequence GTGACCGACACCATCTTCGCCCTCTCGAGCGGCGCGCTGCCCGCGGCCGTCGCCATCGTCCGTTGCAGCGGTCCGCTGGCTGAAGAAGCGCTTGAGCGCCTTGCCGGCCCGCTGCCACCGCCGCGCGAGCTCGCGCTGCGGACGTTGCGGGCAGGGGACGGCACCACCATCGACCGCGCGCTGGTCGTCCGCTTTGCCGCGCCCGCGACCGTCACGGGGGAGCCGCTGGTCGAATTCCACTGTCACGGTGGCCGGGCCGTCGTCGCGCGCCTTCTCGCCGAGCTCGCCAGCATGGAAGGGCTGCGGCACGCCGAGCCGGGGGAGTTCACGCGCCGTGCGCTCGGCAACGGCCGGCTCGACCTGACCCAGGCCGAGGGCCTCGGCGAACTCCTCGGTGCCGAGACCGAATGGCAACGCCGCGCCGCCGTCGCCACCGCGGGCGGGGCGCTCCGCCACCAGGTCGAAGCCTGGCGCACGCGGCTCGTCATGCTCTCGGCGCAAGCGGAAGCCGCGATCGACTATGTCGACGAGGACGAGACCGAGCCGTCGATGGGCTTGCTCGCCGCCGCCGCGGACGACCTTCGCGCCGAATGGGAGCGCTGGCTGGCTTCGCCGCGTGCCGAGTTGCTGGCCGACGGACTGCGGGTGGTGCTCGCAGGACCACCGAACAGCGGAAAATCCAGTCTCTTCAACGCTTTGAGCGGTTCGGACAAGGCCATCGTCACGCCGATTGCCGGCACAACCCGCGACGTCATCGAAACGCGGCTCGATCTTGGCGGTATTCCGATCACTCTCGTCGACACGGCCGGCCTTCGCGACAGCGAGGACGAGGTCGAACGCATCGGTGTTTCGCGTGCGAGGGCAGCGCAGGAAGAGGCCGATCTCCTGCTCTGGCTCGGCGACCCTCGCGCGGCACCGACTGGAAGGTCGACCATCCTCGTCCATGCCCGCGCCGACGAGCGGAGCGATCCCGCGCCCTTGGCCAGCATCGCGACGTCGGTCATCGGCGGTGAGGGGCTCGACACCCTGACGAGCGCCATCGCGGAGCGTGCGAAGAATATTCTTCCACCACCGGACCGGACGGCACTCAATCGCCGCCAGGCGACATCGCTCGAGATCGCATGTGATGCACTGACCGATGTGACGGCGAACGACATCGTCATCACTGCCGATGCGCTTCGCCGAGCGCTCCTCGCGCTGGACCATCTGTCCGGTCGCTCAAGTACCGAAGACGTGCTCGACGCGCTATTTGGGCGCTTCTGCCTCGGCAAATGA
- the rsmG gene encoding 16S rRNA (guanine(527)-N(7))-methyltransferase RsmG produces the protein MIESLGEAFGGPVSRETAAKIERYVSLLLDENSRQNLISRGSVEDVWQRHIIDSAQLLRHAPTDASWLDIGSGPGLPGMVLAMRDVREVTMVEPRRLRTAFLERCRDELDLKNVTIVTGKTDQLSGRYDVITARAVASIDRLFAISLPLSHPESRWVLPKGRSAAKELEEARRTWQGNFRLEPSVTDPESRILVAEAVRRKAGRG, from the coding sequence ATGATCGAATCGCTGGGAGAAGCATTCGGAGGGCCTGTTTCACGTGAAACGGCCGCGAAGATCGAGCGCTATGTGTCGCTTCTCCTCGACGAAAACAGCCGCCAGAATCTCATCAGCCGCGGCAGCGTCGAGGACGTTTGGCAACGGCACATCATCGACTCCGCCCAACTCCTCCGACACGCTCCCACCGACGCGTCCTGGCTCGATATCGGGAGCGGCCCGGGCCTCCCCGGCATGGTGCTCGCTATGCGCGATGTTAGAGAAGTTACGATGGTCGAACCCCGCCGCTTGCGCACTGCCTTTCTCGAGCGGTGTCGCGACGAACTCGACCTGAAGAACGTCACGATCGTCACGGGCAAGACCGACCAGCTTTCCGGCCGATATGACGTCATCACCGCCCGCGCGGTCGCCTCGATCGACAGGCTGTTCGCCATATCCTTGCCATTGTCCCATCCCGAGAGCCGGTGGGTGCTGCCAAAAGGCCGAAGCGCGGCAAAGGAACTGGAAGAAGCCCGCCGCACGTGGCAAGGTAACTTCCGACTGGAGCCCAGCGTAACCGATCCGGAAAGCCGGATCCTCGTGGCAGAGGCGGTCCGTCGGAAAGCGGGACGGGGATGA
- a CDS encoding DUF3576 domain-containing protein — protein MRRPLSLLLLSAVALTAAGCSRNRNIPVELAPSRTTAIGVNTYLWRAAIDTLSFAPLLTADSNGGVIVTDWYANPSAPGERVKLTVSILDQDLRADALRVAASRQVNQNGQWVDAPVTAATVQKLEDIILTRARDIRRAAVG, from the coding sequence ATGCGCCGACCGCTTAGCCTTCTTCTCCTGTCAGCCGTCGCGCTGACGGCCGCGGGCTGCAGCCGCAATCGCAACATTCCGGTCGAACTCGCGCCGTCGCGGACGACCGCGATCGGCGTGAACACCTATCTGTGGCGCGCCGCGATCGACACGCTGAGCTTCGCGCCGCTGCTTACCGCCGACAGCAACGGCGGCGTGATCGTCACCGACTGGTACGCCAACCCGAGCGCGCCGGGCGAGCGAGTCAAGCTAACCGTCTCGATCCTCGACCAGGACCTGCGCGCCGACGCCCTGCGCGTCGCCGCCTCGCGCCAGGTCAACCAGAACGGCCAGTGGGTCGATGCGCCGGTCACGGCCGCGACCGTCCAGAAGCTCGAGGACATCATCCTCACCCGCGCCCGCGACATCCGCCGCGCCGCCGTCGGCTAA
- a CDS encoding ParA family protein, with product MIKVAIANQKGGVGKTTTAINLATGLAAMGWRVLLIDLDPQGNASTGLGIGPSARERSSYEVLIGTETVTDSVQATRVPRLDLLPATQDLSGAEVEMVDLDRRTHRLADALDAAPPRWDICLIDCPPSLGLLTVNALVAARHLLVPLQCEFFALEGLSQLLQTVERIRTRFNPELSILGVALTMFDRRNRLSAQVAEDVRACLGAAVFDTVVPRNVRLSEAPSHGLPALIYDLRCSGSTAYVGLARELMARLPALKEAA from the coding sequence ATGATCAAGGTCGCGATTGCCAATCAGAAGGGCGGGGTGGGGAAGACCACCACCGCCATCAATCTCGCCACCGGCCTCGCCGCCATGGGGTGGCGCGTGCTGCTGATCGACCTCGATCCCCAAGGCAATGCCTCGACCGGGCTCGGCATCGGCCCGTCGGCGCGTGAACGCTCCTCCTACGAAGTGCTGATCGGCACCGAAACCGTGACCGACAGCGTCCAGGCGACGCGCGTGCCGCGCCTCGACCTGCTCCCCGCGACACAGGACCTGTCGGGCGCCGAGGTGGAGATGGTCGACCTCGATCGCCGTACGCATCGCCTCGCCGACGCACTCGACGCCGCGCCGCCGCGGTGGGACATCTGCCTGATCGATTGCCCGCCCTCGCTCGGCCTGCTCACCGTCAATGCGCTTGTGGCCGCCCGTCACCTGCTCGTCCCCCTGCAGTGCGAGTTCTTCGCGCTCGAGGGCCTCAGCCAACTCCTGCAGACGGTCGAGCGCATTCGCACCCGCTTCAACCCCGAGCTGTCGATCCTTGGGGTCGCCCTGACCATGTTCGACCGCCGCAACCGCCTTTCGGCGCAGGTCGCCGAGGACGTTCGTGCCTGCCTCGGCGCCGCGGTGTTCGACACCGTCGTTCCTCGCAATGTCCGCCTGTCCGAAGCCCCGAGCCACGGACTACCGGCGCTCATCTACGATCTTCGCTGCTCGGGCTCGACCGCTTATGTCGGTCTGGCGCGCGAGCTGATGGCCCGCCTCCCGGCCCTGAAGGAAGCCGCATGA
- the mnmG gene encoding tRNA uridine-5-carboxymethylaminomethyl(34) synthesis enzyme MnmG, producing MFDVIVIGAGHAGCEAAAAAARRGSKVALLSFDPSNAGQMSCNPSIGGVGKGHLVRELDVFDGLMARAADRASIHRRMLNRSKGPAVWGPRIQADRKLYRRAIEDLLAELPIARLTGEAIALLIDYDRIAGVELADGTRLHAPAVVVATGTFLDARIFMGEESRPAGREGEQASVPLAAQLRDVGLAERRLKTGTPPRLDGRTIDWARLGEQPSDSEPWRFSAHPESWKPVPQLRCAITRTNDATHAILREAEDRSPLYSGAIEGRGPRYCPSIEDKIRRFGDRDGHQIFLEPEGLDDPLVYPNGISTSMPVEVQTRFIRSIVGLERADIVRPGYAVEYEHVDPRRLGTDLQVRDLPGLFLAGQINGTTGYEEAAAQGLVAGLNAAAFVREEAPVTFTRQSSYIGVMIDDLTLQGVTEPYRMMTARAEYRLLLRADNAVSRLGAMALDTDCLSNARRSAIVRHFEARATSEFAATEQGQADALYAPYVARQQKEWADVDRSRATRLPASLAFASIPGLSAEMAERLELARPENLDQASRIPGITPAALTALYVAVSRTAA from the coding sequence ATGTTCGACGTCATCGTGATTGGAGCAGGGCACGCTGGTTGCGAGGCGGCGGCTGCGGCAGCGCGTCGCGGCTCCAAGGTCGCGTTGCTGAGCTTCGACCCCTCGAACGCGGGTCAGATGAGCTGCAACCCGTCGATCGGCGGGGTCGGCAAGGGCCATCTCGTCCGTGAACTCGATGTCTTCGACGGCCTGATGGCGCGCGCCGCCGATCGCGCGTCGATTCACCGGCGCATGCTCAACCGGAGCAAGGGACCGGCGGTATGGGGTCCCCGCATCCAGGCCGACCGCAAGCTTTATCGGCGGGCAATCGAAGACCTTCTGGCCGAGCTCCCGATCGCGCGCCTGACCGGCGAGGCCATCGCCTTGCTGATCGATTACGACCGCATCGCCGGGGTCGAGCTCGCCGACGGCACCCGCCTTCACGCCCCCGCGGTGGTCGTTGCGACCGGCACCTTCCTCGACGCCCGGATATTCATGGGCGAGGAGTCTCGCCCCGCAGGCCGAGAGGGCGAGCAAGCCAGTGTTCCGCTCGCCGCGCAGCTCCGTGACGTCGGGCTCGCCGAGCGGCGGCTCAAGACAGGGACCCCGCCACGGCTCGATGGTCGTACCATCGACTGGGCGCGCCTCGGTGAGCAGCCGAGCGATTCCGAGCCGTGGCGCTTTTCCGCGCATCCTGAGAGCTGGAAGCCCGTTCCCCAGCTCCGCTGCGCCATTACGCGCACCAATGACGCGACCCACGCCATATTGCGCGAAGCCGAAGACCGCTCCCCGCTCTATTCGGGGGCGATCGAGGGGAGGGGGCCGCGCTATTGCCCGTCGATCGAGGACAAGATTCGCCGTTTCGGCGATCGCGACGGGCACCAGATCTTTCTCGAGCCCGAGGGGCTCGACGATCCGCTGGTCTACCCTAATGGCATCTCGACCTCGATGCCGGTCGAGGTGCAGACCCGTTTCATCCGCTCGATCGTGGGACTCGAGCGGGCCGACATCGTCCGGCCTGGCTATGCGGTCGAATATGAGCATGTCGATCCGCGCCGACTCGGCACCGATCTCCAGGTCCGCGACCTGCCCGGCCTGTTCCTCGCGGGGCAGATCAACGGCACCACCGGTTACGAGGAAGCGGCTGCGCAGGGCCTGGTCGCGGGTCTCAACGCTGCGGCGTTCGTTCGCGAAGAGGCCCCGGTCACCTTCACCCGCCAGTCGAGCTACATCGGGGTGATGATCGACGATCTGACGCTCCAGGGCGTGACCGAACCTTATCGCATGATGACCGCGCGGGCCGAATATCGCCTGCTGCTGCGCGCCGATAATGCGGTTTCGCGGCTAGGGGCGATGGCGCTCGACACCGATTGCCTGTCGAACGCGCGGCGCTCGGCGATCGTTCGCCACTTCGAGGCACGGGCGACATCGGAATTCGCCGCGACGGAGCAAGGGCAGGCAGACGCCCTCTATGCGCCTTATGTCGCGCGGCAGCAGAAGGAATGGGCCGACGTCGATCGCAGCCGCGCGACGCGCCTTCCGGCGTCGCTAGCCTTTGCCTCCATCCCGGGCCTTTCTGCCGAGATGGCCGAACGGCTTGAGCTCGCGCGGCCCGAAAACCTCGATCAGGCTTCGCGCATTCCTGGGATCACGCCTGCGGCGCTGACGGCACTTTATGTCGCCGTCTCACGGACTGCCGCATGA
- the lptE gene encoding LPS assembly lipoprotein LptE: MKRFAPLLLIAALGGCGLRPVYGGGASGQTATFLSSIAVQPIAGGRTGWLLRSALAERLGEPKGSQPYRLEVEVDDDVTGFGIRGDTAVTRERRTIRARYRLVESATGRVVLDATAGSDAGLDVVSSDVATLAAEQTAAERLAQVVADQIVGRLGLYANAGRPK, encoded by the coding sequence GTGAAACGGTTCGCCCCCCTCCTCCTGATCGCCGCGCTCGGCGGCTGCGGATTGCGTCCGGTCTATGGCGGTGGCGCGAGCGGCCAGACGGCCACCTTCCTGTCGTCGATCGCGGTCCAGCCCATCGCCGGTGGGCGCACCGGCTGGCTCCTCCGCTCCGCGCTCGCCGAGCGCCTCGGCGAGCCCAAGGGATCGCAGCCCTATCGGCTCGAGGTCGAGGTCGACGACGACGTCACCGGCTTCGGTATCCGCGGCGACACCGCCGTGACCCGGGAGCGGCGCACCATCCGCGCCCGCTATCGCCTGGTCGAAAGCGCCACGGGACGAGTCGTTCTGGACGCGACCGCGGGCTCCGACGCCGGCCTCGATGTCGTCAGCTCCGACGTTGCGACCCTCGCGGCCGAGCAGACGGCCGCCGAACGCCTCGCTCAGGTCGTGGCGGACCAGATCGTCGGTCGGCTTGGCCTCTACGCCAACGCGGGCCGCCCGAAGTGA
- a CDS encoding ParB/RepB/Spo0J family partition protein — protein sequence MNQPARGLGRGLSALLGDAPVAAPGSADGVRELDVAAIRPNPRQPRRVFNEDALAELAESIGARGVLQPILVRPAGDAGQYEIVAGERRWRAAQRAQLHKIPAIVRTFDEAGTAEVALIENVQRADLGPLEEADAYAALVERFGHKPEEVGKLVGKSRSHVANLLRLRDLPESVRAHLDAGTLTMGHARAIASSDDAEALAEEIVKRGLSVRQTEALARKRRPGAGSDIGRGSARLTAAARDADLLALERQLGDLLGLKVSIQHQGGAGQVAVHFSSLDQLDLICQRLSGEPI from the coding sequence ATGAATCAGCCTGCGCGCGGCCTTGGCCGCGGCCTTTCCGCCTTGCTTGGCGATGCGCCCGTGGCCGCGCCCGGCAGCGCCGACGGCGTCCGCGAACTCGACGTCGCGGCGATCCGCCCCAATCCACGTCAGCCGCGCCGGGTCTTCAACGAGGACGCGCTGGCCGAGCTCGCGGAATCGATCGGCGCGCGCGGTGTGCTTCAGCCGATCCTCGTCCGCCCGGCGGGCGACGCGGGACAATATGAGATCGTCGCGGGCGAGCGTCGCTGGCGCGCCGCTCAGCGCGCGCAGCTGCACAAGATTCCGGCGATCGTCCGGACCTTCGACGAAGCCGGGACCGCCGAAGTCGCGCTGATCGAGAACGTGCAGCGCGCCGACCTCGGGCCGCTCGAGGAAGCTGACGCCTATGCGGCGCTTGTCGAGCGTTTCGGCCACAAGCCTGAGGAAGTCGGCAAGCTCGTCGGCAAGAGCCGCAGCCATGTCGCTAACTTGTTGAGATTACGAGATCTTCCGGAGAGTGTGCGCGCCCATCTCGATGCGGGAACGCTGACGATGGGGCACGCCCGCGCCATTGCGTCTTCGGACGATGCGGAAGCGCTGGCGGAAGAGATTGTGAAGCGCGGCCTGTCGGTTCGGCAGACCGAAGCGCTCGCACGAAAGCGTCGGCCGGGGGCCGGAAGCGACATTGGCCGTGGCAGCGCTCGCCTCACTGCCGCGGCGCGCGATGCCGACCTGCTCGCGCTTGAGCGGCAGCTCGGCGATCTCCTCGGACTGAAGGTCTCGATCCAGCACCAGGGCGGGGCTGGTCAGGTCGCGGTGCATTTCTCGAGCCTCGACCAGCTCGACCTCATCTGCCAGCGCCTGAGCGGCGAGCCGATCTAG